The genome window tcagttttaaGAAATATCCAATAGAGAACGACAGTATATAAAGAGGAAAGAGTTGGAAAAGGGGTTTTACGGTAGTGAGGAAGGATTATGGCATTATACTGGGATCCCAGGCCATGGAAAACGCTCACACCAGAgagtatatatacgtatataaCGAATACTGTTTAATTTTCTACAATTGAACGATTTTTCGCTGTTTCACACCTACAAAGTAGAGAGGGGGCAGTGACAGGGCACTTGTTCCAGAGATGGCGATCCTTTTGGGCTCCTAGCAACACTGGCTCCTCAGGTTTAGCGTGCTTGAAAGTAACGCCCTAATAATATAGTCCTGGATCTAGGACCAGATTTGAGCAGAGGAGGACCCAACGGAATTGGATGGAGTAGGTGCGGCTTTGACACTCACTACTGACTGAGAGATTGAGATTGAGATAGAGGTTGAGATAGAGGTAGAGTATTGCATGTGTATGTGTGACTGTATGTCTGGGTTTTACCAACTAACAAAACACAGCCTTTtcaatcacgtgatactACACGTACATAATGATAAAGGGTccattctcttttttttttttttttttttttttttttcctacATTCACAAACCCGGTGTGACCCGGAGATCAAACACACCCCTACACACCACGACCACCTCTCTTCCCTACCtgcctttttttattttttattttctattttttaattttttaattttttttttttcttcctgtTTTCGTTGCATGTCCCATTCCGGCAAAGCATGCCAAACGCGAAAAGTAGGgcccttcttctttttctacctgatgaagaattatAATTGAATCATCCTACCGTTTACTTACCGGTGCGCTGCAGGAATGCAACAGTTTTACCAGTTTTGATACAAGAATGGAGTTTGAAATTAGAAAtaagataaaaaaaaagtacttCTGAAGGAAAGCACAGACACTCAGTAGATAGCAGCACCTCACAACGCTGTCAAATGCACTAACCTCAGCTTGTAATTAACCTTTTAGGTAATATTGAATGGACGTATTTAGTTATTTTCAACCCATTCCACATAGTTTAAAGTacttatttttattttcatttctatttttttgcagttttattatcattttcGTTTCCCATTGACGCATATGCAGTATTTTTGGTGTCTGGCTGAATTCCTACAAAAGCATCACTGGCCAAATAAAaccaaagagaaagaggataGATTGGAGAGGAGGGTGGATTATAGGTTCAATAAAACCAGTTAGGTTCTCGAGAGTTTGTTCTCCTTAACTAGTCTCTTTAAGTTGTGCGAATTGACAGTTGGCTCAAGGTATATATCGTTATTCATTCGCTCTTTTGATACTCCAAGTATAAAACAGGCAGGTCAGCAGCTAACAAACCTTGTTACATATATTACGCGTTAGGCAAAGTTACGAAGTGAAGCGAAGTGTGTGAGCAAGCTGAGTTGAAAGAGAGATTATGAAGGCCGGATTATTGGTGTCTTCAACACTTTCACTTTTCTGTGCTGTGGCGTATGCGTCTGTGTATGAGGCATACCCTGTTAACAAGCAGATTCCTCCAATCGCGAGAGTCGATGAGGACTTTCAATTCAAGATTTCAAATGATACTTTCAAGTCTACGAGCGACGGTTCGGTGCAGGTGTCTTACAACGCGTACGAAATGCCAAACTGGCTTTCGTTTGACTCCGGGTCGCTGACTTTCTCCGGTAAGCCATCGTTGGACTTCCTGGAAGGTGAGGAGACGAGATATTTCAATGTGGTTCTCGAAGGTACGGATTCCTCGGACTCGAGCTCTTCCAACACTACTTGTCAGCTGGTAGCCACTAAGAGATCTGGTATTTCGGTCGCTAGCGACTTCAACCTACTTAACcttttgaaaaactatGGCTTCACTAATGGTAAAGATGCGCTCAAACTGTCACCAAGAGACATCTTCAACGTCACTTTCGAAAGAAGCTACTTTGAGGGCTTGGACAACGATACTGTGCTCACGTACTACGGTAGAAGCACCCAATACAACGCACCTTTACCAAATTGGGTGTTCTTCGACGTGAATAACCTGAAGTTTAGTGGAACCGCTCCCGTGGTGAACTCGCAAATAGCACCTGAAATGGACTATTCATTTTCTCTGATTGCGACTGATATCGACGGGTTTGCAGCAGCCAGTATCGATTTCCAAATAGTGGTGGGTGCTCACAGGCTAACAACCTCTATTGAGAACACTTTGGTCATCAATATCACTGATAGCGGCTCCTTCAGTTATCCTATCCCATTGGACTACATTTATTTAGATGACACCGTCATTTCGAAAAGTGACTTGGGTAATATTGAATTGGTGAACGCTCCAGAATCCATAAAAATTTCCGATAATTATACTTTGACAGGAAAACTACCTTCCGACAATGAAACATCATCCTTCCAGCTTTCTATCTATGATAAGTACGAAGATGTCGTATACTTGAACTTCCTAGTTGAATCGACACAGAATCTATTTGCCATTGCCTCGTTTCCTAGTGTCAACGTGACAAGGGGAGAATATTTTGATTACTCTTTATTGCCATCTCAATTCACCTCTTTCAgtgaaacaaaagtttCTGCTAGTTTCAACTCTGAAAACAACTGGCTACACTTCCAACCTTCCAACCTAACCTTTTTCGGAGAAGTTCCAAATGATTTCGACAGTTTATCTGTTGAAATAGTGGCCGCTGTTGGCTCAAAGAAGGAAAGCCGTACGTTGAAGATGATTGGAATTGATGGTAAAACACATTCTCATACTTCCTCTTCTacatcatcttctgcatcatcatctaGCACTTCTTCCGTTACATCTACAGTTGATGGGAAATCAACTGCAACAGCTACCTCAACAAGTACCGTGACACCAGATGCGAttaacaa of Kluyveromyces marxianus DMKU3-1042 DNA, complete genome, chromosome 3 contains these proteins:
- the AXL2 gene encoding Axl2p, with translation MKAGLLVSSTLSLFCAVAYASVYEAYPVNKQIPPIARVDEDFQFKISNDTFKSTSDGSVQVSYNAYEMPNWLSFDSGSLTFSGKPSLDFLEGEETRYFNVVLEGTDSSDSSSSNTTCQLVATKRSGISVASDFNLLNLLKNYGFTNGKDALKLSPRDIFNVTFERSYFEGLDNDTVLTYYGRSTQYNAPLPNWVFFDVNNLKFSGTAPVVNSQIAPEMDYSFSLIATDIDGFAAASIDFQIVVGAHRLTTSIENTLVINITDSGSFSYPIPLDYIYLDDTVISKSDLGNIELVNAPESIKISDNYTLTGKLPSDNETSSFQLSIYDKYEDVVYLNFLVESTQNLFAIASFPSVNVTRGEYFDYSLLPSQFTSFSETKVSASFNSENNWLHFQPSNLTFFGEVPNDFDSLSVEIVAAVGSKKESRTLKMIGIDGKTHSHTSSSTSSSASSSSTSSVTSTVDGKSTATATSTSTVTPDAINKKKKSNNTVAIACGVAIPVAVILILLLLLLLWRRRRNEKKNNDKEKMAISSPDPKNPANEPNDIGAENPFSDENTLDSDDLSTEAKRLGTLNAMKLDDVSNSSSITFSDEKVGESIYEDAQMATSRDMLVRDDESSVFDDKYRTSSVYFQNAPSQRKSWRFSKGKMQDEDKTMRQSYASLNTVSTQELLTSELKNNTTLPHDPRKSSLGLRDSVFWSKDQSSSPLKTVSEDSARSAEEKIKSESAHSSMSSDDLIPMKQEDGRYKWVENDRPVRKHSTKRVGSVRQKVGVDIRNANQFAGESPERI